A window of the Nitrosococcus wardiae genome harbors these coding sequences:
- the pgsA gene encoding CDP-diacylglycerol--glycerol-3-phosphate 3-phosphatidyltransferase, translated as MAKFMPIYTIPNLMTVLRIVAIPILVVVFYLPVPYARGICAALFGLAAITDWLDGYLARRWQQTSPFGAFLDPVADKLMVVVALILLLQSHPSVPMALSVAVIVGRELTISALREWMAEIGLRASVAVSMLGKFKTTFQMIAVFLLLYQDPIGPIPIWEIGLVLLYIAVALTLGSMIVYLNAAWAALSGQAEDRA; from the coding sequence ATGGCTAAGTTCATGCCTATCTACACGATTCCTAATTTAATGACGGTGCTCCGTATTGTCGCCATTCCTATTTTAGTGGTGGTATTTTACCTTCCTGTACCCTATGCTCGCGGGATTTGCGCGGCGTTGTTTGGTTTGGCGGCCATTACCGACTGGTTAGATGGTTACTTGGCGAGGCGTTGGCAGCAAACCTCCCCATTTGGGGCTTTTCTTGATCCCGTCGCTGATAAATTAATGGTAGTCGTGGCCTTGATATTGCTTCTACAGAGCCATCCTTCCGTGCCAATGGCTCTGTCAGTGGCGGTGATCGTTGGCCGGGAACTGACGATATCCGCACTGCGAGAATGGATGGCAGAAATTGGGTTACGCGCTAGCGTCGCCGTATCCATGCTAGGAAAATTCAAAACTACCTTTCAGATGATTGCGGTTTTTCTGCTGCTCTATCAAGATCCTATTGGACCGATTCCGATATGGGAAATTGGTTTAGTCCTTCTCTATATCGCGGTGGCCTTAACGTTGGGGTCAATGATCGTTTATCTTAATGCTGCCTGGGCGGCACTGTCTGGACAGGCGGAAGATCGGGCTTAG
- a CDS encoding acetate/propionate family kinase, translated as MTVLVINSGSSSIKYQLFKGALALAGGVVERIGEPKSRFVHRLFQNRQTIDEAVFEQPISDHGEGMSQVFTALVESGCLQHKADLLGIGHRVVHGGEAFKEPTLINDQVLAKIAEIIPLAPLHNPANLKGIQVALEIYPDVPQVAVFDTAFHQTLPPSIFHYPLPHSWYKTHHIRRYGFHGTSHHYISKQAAAYLKQPLETLNLITLHLGNGASATAIKAGKSIDTSMGMTPLEGLMMGTRCGDIDPSLPLYLTQVLGKSPEDLNSLLNRESGLKGICGANDMRQVHALAKAGDPLASLAIEMYCYRIKKYIGAYYAVLGRLDVLIFTGGIGENDAMIRNSVCAELAHLGIVIDHKKNQTASHDIFAIQGEAGAVTVLVIPTDEELEIAQQTLDLIQNQKCLGAYS; from the coding sequence TTGACGGTTCTGGTTATTAATTCTGGAAGTTCATCGATTAAGTATCAGCTTTTTAAAGGGGCTTTAGCCCTGGCAGGAGGAGTTGTAGAGCGTATAGGAGAACCGAAAAGCCGCTTTGTGCATCGTTTGTTCCAGAATCGACAAACAATTGATGAAGCGGTTTTTGAACAGCCTATCTCGGATCATGGGGAGGGGATGAGCCAAGTCTTTACGGCCCTAGTAGAGTCCGGTTGTTTGCAGCATAAAGCAGATTTATTAGGCATCGGCCATCGAGTCGTCCATGGCGGAGAAGCCTTCAAAGAGCCTACTCTAATCAATGATCAAGTGTTGGCTAAAATTGCGGAAATTATCCCTTTAGCGCCTTTGCACAATCCTGCCAATCTCAAAGGGATTCAGGTAGCACTGGAGATCTACCCTGATGTACCCCAGGTGGCTGTATTTGATACGGCGTTCCACCAAACATTGCCTCCTTCCATTTTCCATTATCCCTTGCCTCATTCCTGGTATAAAACCCACCATATTCGCCGCTATGGATTTCATGGCACTTCCCACCATTATATTTCCAAACAGGCTGCCGCCTATTTAAAGCAACCCCTTGAGACACTCAATTTGATTACCTTACATCTTGGCAATGGGGCTAGTGCTACGGCGATTAAAGCTGGCAAAAGCATCGATACTTCCATGGGGATGACCCCCCTTGAAGGGTTGATGATGGGAACCCGCTGTGGCGATATTGATCCTTCCCTTCCCTTATATCTGACCCAAGTCTTGGGAAAATCTCCAGAGGACTTGAATTCGCTGCTCAATAGGGAAAGTGGCCTAAAAGGAATCTGCGGCGCCAACGATATGCGGCAGGTACACGCCTTAGCTAAAGCGGGTGATCCCCTAGCCAGTTTGGCCATAGAAATGTATTGTTACCGGATAAAAAAATATATTGGTGCCTATTATGCGGTGCTAGGGCGTCTTGATGTCCTGATTTTCACGGGAGGCATTGGCGAAAATGACGCCATGATTAGAAACTCTGTCTGTGCTGAGCTTGCCCATCTAGGGATTGTGATTGACCATAAGAAAAACCAAACGGCAAGCCATGACATTTTTGCTATTCAAGGGGAAGCGGGGGCGGTAACCGTGCTTGTGATTCCTACCGATGAAGAACTTGAAATTGCTCAGCAAACCCTCGACCTTATTCAAAACCAAAAATGCTTAGGCGCTTATTCCTAA
- a CDS encoding alkaline phytoceramidase, producing MLSHLQIRILWLLGIVVICGLGILFLDPIPQDPNYHRFADDRPYFGIPNFLNVISNLPLILVGIIGLGWTLRVRKVAPDPLLLLPYGIFFAGVFLTGMGSCYYHALPENKTLVWDRYPMTLAFMALFSAIWMEHVSRKGGIILLPGFLLLGFFSVWYWEYTERSGLGDLRLYGGVQFVPLLLIPFILAWFRSGYSKRHYFFYALGFYGLAKVLEHFDRELFQATGVVSGHSLKHLAAALAAFVILLMLCHRQFQEKPGRIL from the coding sequence ATGCTCTCCCATCTGCAAATCCGAATTCTCTGGCTACTAGGGATAGTGGTGATCTGCGGCCTGGGAATATTGTTTTTGGACCCTATCCCTCAGGACCCAAACTATCACCGCTTTGCGGATGATCGTCCTTATTTCGGGATTCCCAATTTTTTAAATGTGATCTCCAATCTCCCCTTAATACTTGTTGGCATTATCGGGTTGGGGTGGACACTCAGGGTTAGAAAGGTTGCACCTGACCCCTTATTGCTTTTGCCATATGGAATCTTTTTCGCGGGTGTTTTTCTGACAGGCATGGGTTCCTGCTACTATCACGCCTTACCTGAGAATAAGACCTTAGTTTGGGATCGCTATCCTATGACCTTGGCCTTTATGGCCCTTTTCAGTGCTATTTGGATGGAACATGTGAGTCGCAAGGGAGGCATAATTTTACTACCCGGGTTTTTGCTGCTCGGTTTTTTCAGCGTTTGGTATTGGGAGTATACCGAGCGCTCAGGTCTGGGGGATCTCCGTCTTTATGGAGGAGTCCAGTTTGTACCGCTACTGCTTATCCCCTTTATCCTGGCTTGGTTTCGTTCCGGTTATAGCAAGCGCCACTATTTCTTTTATGCCCTCGGTTTCTATGGTCTGGCAAAGGTCTTGGAGCATTTTGATAGGGAGCTTTTTCAAGCAACCGGCGTTGTCAGTGGCCATTCCCTTAAGCATTTAGCGGCGGCATTGGCCGCGTTCGTTATCCTACTCATGCTCTGCCATAGGCAATTTCAGGAAAAGCCGGGCAGAATATTATAA
- a CDS encoding metallophosphoesterase, with amino-acid sequence MPRSLMRWIVRSIFPAYLGLHIYAYVQLTTAWEPSLGKRILFGTWLVLMVLSLFFIRRLEMSEYRRLAATTAWMSYTWMGFIFLFFFASLSTQFFIFITEAVAAPQYFGSRTALIEPIDITLALSIGLSIYALWRGAWPKLVRVSLSSHHLPSGACLRLIQISDLHLGIVPTPLRLKRIVALIKAASPDLVVSTGDFTDLRTDQPYSGLSDLAALKAPLGKYAVIGNHECYAGLPRSEQVLQQAGFTVLRQRWVNLGGFIQLAGVDDPVAVGGRPHLEEEALHNADPENFTVLLKHRPELEPSMVDRIDLQLSGHTHDGQIFPFTLLPRLIYPVRPGLTRFGRAALYLSRGTGTWGPPMRFPFAPEVTLFEIKRKE; translated from the coding sequence ATGCCTCGCTCGTTGATGCGTTGGATTGTTCGCTCCATTTTTCCCGCCTACTTGGGATTACATATATATGCTTATGTGCAGTTAACTACGGCGTGGGAACCTAGCCTTGGGAAACGGATATTGTTTGGCACTTGGTTGGTTTTGATGGTCTTGTCATTGTTTTTTATTCGGCGCTTAGAAATGAGTGAATACCGGCGGTTAGCAGCAACTACAGCCTGGATGAGCTATACATGGATGGGATTTATTTTTTTATTCTTTTTCGCCTCCCTCAGTACCCAGTTTTTTATATTCATAACCGAGGCCGTAGCTGCGCCGCAATATTTCGGTTCCCGTACAGCCCTAATTGAACCCATTGATATAACGTTAGCGCTAAGCATAGGACTATCAATTTATGCTTTGTGGAGAGGGGCTTGGCCTAAACTGGTTCGGGTTTCTCTGTCTTCTCACCATCTTCCTTCAGGGGCTTGTTTACGCCTAATCCAGATCTCCGATCTCCATCTTGGAATTGTCCCCACTCCGCTACGTTTAAAACGGATTGTAGCGCTTATCAAAGCAGCTTCTCCTGATTTAGTGGTATCTACCGGTGATTTCACGGACTTGAGAACCGATCAACCTTACTCGGGCTTATCAGATTTAGCGGCTCTTAAAGCCCCCCTTGGCAAGTATGCAGTCATAGGTAATCATGAATGTTATGCTGGACTTCCCCGCTCTGAACAGGTACTGCAACAAGCTGGCTTTACTGTATTAAGGCAACGCTGGGTGAACCTTGGTGGATTCATCCAACTGGCGGGAGTAGATGATCCAGTTGCAGTTGGTGGACGCCCACACCTGGAGGAAGAGGCCTTGCATAATGCCGACCCGGAGAATTTTACAGTACTCCTTAAACACCGACCAGAACTTGAACCCTCAATGGTAGATCGAATTGATCTTCAACTCTCCGGACATACCCACGATGGTCAAATTTTTCCTTTTACCTTATTGCCCCGACTAATTTATCCAGTCCGACCTGGATTAACCCGATTTGGCCGGGCAGCTTTATACTTAAGCCGCGGTACCGGGACTTGGGGTCCACCTATGCGCTTTCCTTTTGCACCAGAGGTAACACTATTTGAAATTAAGAGGAAGGAATAA
- a CDS encoding EAL domain-containing protein gives MSAEPNLLAQIIHDRALTVLFQPIVLFSKRDIFGFEGLIRGPSDTHLHSPLNLFDAAGRTSALADLQGLCQELIIQRYQQLRLPGKLFLNVNPCVILEPGPNYCGLIELLSQNEIPTSQVVIELTEQQPITDYALMREATEYYRTTGFAIAIDDLGAGYSGLRSWSELRPDYVKVDRHFIQNIHEDSTKCQFVRSILEITQNLNCRVIAEGIETAQEYTVVKEMGIELGQGYYFGRPHIQPVISVPLLRPLWSLNLFRATPPAVRKQSPIC, from the coding sequence ATGTCTGCCGAGCCCAATTTGCTAGCGCAAATCATCCACGATCGTGCGCTTACTGTATTGTTTCAACCCATCGTCCTTTTTAGCAAACGGGATATTTTCGGTTTCGAAGGCCTTATTCGCGGTCCTTCAGATACCCATCTCCACTCCCCCCTCAACCTATTCGATGCCGCTGGGCGTACCAGTGCTTTAGCCGATCTCCAAGGTCTCTGCCAAGAGCTCATCATTCAACGTTATCAACAGCTTCGTCTACCCGGCAAGTTGTTCCTCAATGTCAACCCTTGTGTCATCCTTGAACCTGGTCCTAATTACTGTGGGCTCATTGAGCTTCTAAGCCAAAATGAAATTCCTACCAGCCAAGTGGTCATTGAGCTGACCGAACAACAGCCTATCACTGATTATGCTCTGATGCGCGAGGCCACTGAATATTACCGTACCACCGGCTTTGCTATTGCTATCGATGATCTGGGCGCGGGATATTCAGGGCTTCGTTCCTGGTCCGAGCTACGGCCCGACTATGTCAAGGTGGATCGCCATTTCATTCAAAATATCCATGAAGATTCCACCAAATGCCAATTCGTACGCTCTATTTTAGAGATTACCCAAAATCTAAATTGCCGTGTCATCGCCGAGGGAATAGAAACGGCTCAAGAGTATACTGTTGTCAAGGAAATGGGAATTGAACTTGGTCAGGGATACTATTTTGGTCGGCCCCATATTCAACCGGTGATTTCCGTGCCCCTGCTTCGACCTTTATGGTCTTTGAACCTGTTTCGGGCTACACCACCAGCTGTGAGGAAACAGTCGCCTATCTGCTAG
- a CDS encoding OPT family oligopeptide transporter, which produces MNKESAEMQEVTVPPPQLTIKAIVLSVLLAALLAGANAYLGLFAGMTVSASIPAAVISMGVLSLFRRSNILENNIVQTGASAGESLAAGVIFTLPALVIMNYWPAFDYGWVLVIAGLGGLLGVLFTIPLRRSLIVEEGLTFPEGIATAEVLRVGENPKRGLGYLMGAALAGGLTKLAETGLGLWNSVAQTGAYMSKAAVYGGANLSPALLSVGYIVGINIAGLVFAGGVIAWCLAIPLYSVFFLETHPELAALAAKGVSAVDLAYAIWSSEVRYLGVGAMLVGGLWALFSMRRSLATGLHGGLRQYAGHRDKVLSPAERDIPMQWVLQGILLLLVPLFFLYHSIHSQVTLGISLTMTLVMVIAGFLFASVAAYMAGLVGSSNNPISGVTIATILFSSLALLWLMGSEAAIGPMAAILIGAVVACAAAIAGDNMQDLKAGYLVGATPWKQQLMQGIGVLSSALVMAPILNLLLKAYGMGVPTPEHPTPLLAPQATLMASVAEGVFGADLPWKMVGLGALMGGAIIGVDTWLSARGSSWRAPVLAVAVGVYLPLNLSVPIFIGGLIAKAAEGVRHRLGDLERRERYRRYGLLVAAGLITGEALAGILMAIPIVITGNREVLALAQAPWGGLPGLVVMGVIAWGLYRAACGGLGK; this is translated from the coding sequence TTGAACAAGGAGAGTGCTGAGATGCAAGAAGTTACGGTGCCACCACCTCAGCTTACCATCAAAGCGATAGTGCTGAGCGTCCTGCTGGCAGCGCTCCTTGCGGGGGCAAATGCATATCTAGGGCTGTTCGCTGGCATGACCGTCTCGGCTTCAATCCCCGCAGCGGTCATCTCCATGGGAGTGCTGAGTTTGTTCCGCCGCTCCAATATTTTGGAGAACAATATTGTCCAAACGGGAGCTTCAGCCGGCGAGTCCCTAGCTGCCGGGGTGATCTTCACCCTTCCTGCACTGGTGATCATGAACTATTGGCCTGCTTTCGATTACGGGTGGGTGCTGGTAATCGCCGGCCTAGGCGGGTTGTTGGGAGTGCTATTCACCATTCCCTTGCGCCGTTCCCTCATTGTGGAGGAAGGACTCACCTTCCCGGAAGGTATTGCCACAGCGGAAGTATTGCGGGTCGGTGAGAATCCAAAACGGGGTCTCGGCTACCTCATGGGGGCTGCCCTAGCCGGTGGGTTGACCAAGTTGGCCGAGACGGGATTGGGGCTTTGGAATAGTGTGGCCCAGACAGGGGCCTACATGAGCAAAGCCGCTGTTTATGGAGGGGCTAATCTTTCTCCCGCTTTACTCAGCGTGGGCTATATTGTGGGCATCAATATTGCTGGGTTAGTTTTCGCCGGTGGCGTTATTGCCTGGTGCTTGGCTATCCCCCTGTATAGCGTCTTCTTTCTCGAAACCCACCCAGAGTTGGCAGCTCTGGCCGCCAAAGGCGTCTCGGCAGTTGATCTGGCCTATGCTATCTGGTCAAGTGAAGTGCGCTATCTGGGGGTGGGAGCAATGCTGGTGGGTGGGCTCTGGGCATTATTTTCCATGCGTCGCTCCTTGGCCACGGGTCTTCATGGAGGGCTGCGCCAATATGCAGGGCATAGAGACAAGGTTTTATCCCCTGCCGAGCGGGATATCCCCATGCAGTGGGTACTTCAGGGTATCCTGCTGCTCTTGGTACCTCTTTTCTTTCTCTATCATAGCATCCATAGCCAGGTGACTTTGGGTATTAGTCTGACTATGACCCTGGTTATGGTGATTGCCGGTTTTCTCTTTGCCTCCGTAGCAGCTTACATGGCCGGTTTGGTCGGCTCATCCAACAATCCTATCTCCGGCGTAACCATCGCTACTATCCTCTTTTCCTCCCTGGCACTACTATGGCTCATGGGTTCGGAAGCAGCGATAGGCCCCATGGCGGCTATCCTGATTGGCGCGGTAGTGGCTTGTGCTGCTGCTATTGCGGGGGACAATATGCAGGATCTGAAGGCGGGTTATCTGGTGGGGGCAACCCCCTGGAAACAGCAACTCATGCAGGGAATAGGCGTCCTTTCCTCGGCTCTGGTCATGGCGCCCATCTTAAATTTACTGCTCAAAGCCTATGGTATGGGGGTCCCGACACCTGAGCACCCCACCCCCCTGTTAGCTCCCCAGGCGACTTTGATGGCTTCAGTAGCGGAAGGCGTTTTCGGCGCTGATCTTCCCTGGAAGATGGTAGGGTTAGGGGCGTTAATGGGAGGGGCCATTATCGGAGTTGATACTTGGCTTAGCGCCCGTGGTTCATCCTGGCGGGCGCCGGTGTTGGCCGTAGCAGTAGGCGTCTACCTGCCATTAAACCTTTCCGTGCCGATTTTTATCGGTGGGTTGATTGCCAAGGCGGCTGAGGGGGTTCGCCATCGTCTTGGCGATCTGGAGCGTAGGGAACGCTATCGGCGCTATGGTCTGTTAGTGGCTGCTGGTTTAATCACTGGTGAAGCGTTGGCCGGTATTTTGATGGCAATTCCTATTGTAATTACGGGCAACCGTGAAGTGTTGGCATTGGCCCAGGCCCCCTGGGGGGGGCTTCCTGGGCTGGTGGTGATGGGAGTTATTGCCTGGGGGTTATATCGCGCAGCCTGCGGTGGTCTCGGAAAATAA
- a CDS encoding diguanylate cyclase domain-containing protein, producing the protein MDRCPIIADKHQRVDNLSQAITQRHDTRVQDDFIITDRGRYLGVGTVVDLLRCITRIQLRNARYANPLTLLPGNIPINEHLQKLLDQERFFVLCYVDLDNFKPFNDSYGYRQGDEVLRKEVRRLYFAAGVLSVLAFLLILGIAVCTWGPSAEKDGEAPGKLVFDSLIKVLPPIITLVLGFYFGQQAPPLHRLYLTNVL; encoded by the coding sequence ATGGACAGATGTCCCATCATCGCCGATAAGCATCAACGGGTTGATAACCTTAGCCAAGCGATCACCCAGCGTCACGACACGCGCGTACAAGATGATTTTATCATTACCGATCGGGGTCGCTATTTAGGGGTAGGCACCGTCGTCGATTTGCTCCGGTGTATTACCAGAATTCAACTACGGAATGCTCGCTATGCTAACCCATTGACCTTGCTGCCCGGTAATATTCCCATCAATGAACATCTTCAGAAATTGCTCGACCAAGAGCGTTTCTTTGTCCTCTGCTATGTGGACCTAGATAACTTTAAGCCTTTCAATGACAGTTATGGCTATCGTCAAGGCGATGAAGTCCTGCGTAAAGAGGTTCGACGATTATATTTCGCGGCCGGTGTTTTATCTGTTCTTGCATTTTTACTTATTTTAGGGATAGCGGTTTGCACTTGGGGGCCTTCAGCCGAAAAAGACGGTGAGGCCCCGGGCAAACTTGTGTTTGATTCGCTTATCAAGGTGCTTCCACCCATTATTACGTTGGTGCTTGGCTTTTATTTTGGCCAACAAGCGCCCCCCCTGCACCGCCTTTACCTGACAAACGTGCTGTGA
- the uvrC gene encoding excinuclease ABC subunit UvrC: MLNHAFDASAFLKGLTSRPGVYRMLDAEGKVLYVGKARNLKRRLSSYFRKSGLAPKTRALVNQIYEIETIVTHTENEALILENNLIKALQPRYNVLLKDDKNYPYVFLSSDDFPRLGFHRGAKRVPGQYFGPYPSIGSVRQTLRLLQEVFPVRQCEDSFYRNRSRPCLQYQIKRCTAPCVGLIDKESYHQDVQHAIMFLEGRDQQVIDELAARMEKASQQLAFEQAAFYRDRIGSLRRIQERQYISGKEMDIDVLGVAVRGGVACVEVFFIRGGRNLGNKTFLPKFQGNLTPRELLSAFIPQYYFNREIPPTLVLSHQPEDMELLAEVLSEQAGKKIMLLRPTRGSKIRWVKMALTNAEINLSRRLVKRTNITQRLESLQQLLGWTNLPQRIECFDISHTGGKATVASCVVFDKEGPCNTDYRRFNIEGITPGDDYAALRQALTRRYRRLKKGEGKLPDLLVIDGGKGQLAQAVTVLREMEIEEITVLGIAKGPERKAGKETLFLAGHDTPIIVAPDSPALHLLQHLRDEAHRFAVANHRQRRIKGHKISPLETIPGLGPKRRQKLLIQLGGLREVARAGVEELVRVPGISLDLAQRIYDSFHGRE, from the coding sequence ATGCTAAACCACGCCTTTGATGCCTCTGCTTTCCTAAAAGGATTGACTTCTCGTCCAGGCGTTTACCGCATGTTGGATGCAGAAGGCAAAGTCCTCTACGTAGGCAAGGCACGAAATCTCAAAAGACGTTTAAGCAGTTATTTTCGAAAATCTGGCCTAGCGCCTAAAACCCGTGCTTTGGTCAATCAAATTTATGAGATTGAAACCATCGTCACCCATACCGAAAATGAAGCGCTAATTCTAGAAAATAATCTCATCAAAGCGTTGCAACCCCGCTATAATGTCTTACTAAAGGATGATAAAAATTATCCTTATGTATTTCTTTCTAGTGACGATTTCCCTCGCTTAGGGTTTCATCGGGGAGCGAAGAGAGTTCCTGGTCAATATTTTGGCCCCTATCCGAGTATAGGGTCAGTGCGACAGACACTGAGATTACTCCAGGAAGTTTTTCCAGTGCGTCAGTGCGAGGATAGCTTTTATCGCAACCGTTCTCGTCCCTGTTTACAATACCAGATTAAGCGTTGCACTGCTCCCTGTGTGGGTCTGATTGACAAGGAAAGTTACCACCAAGATGTTCAGCATGCAATAATGTTTCTAGAAGGGCGGGATCAACAGGTGATTGATGAGTTGGCCGCACGAATGGAGAAGGCCTCTCAACAACTTGCCTTTGAACAGGCGGCCTTTTACCGGGATCGGATTGGCAGTTTGCGCAGGATTCAAGAACGTCAGTATATCAGCGGTAAGGAAATGGATATCGACGTACTTGGAGTAGCAGTCAGAGGGGGAGTGGCCTGTGTAGAAGTTTTTTTTATTCGCGGTGGACGGAACTTGGGAAATAAAACTTTCTTACCAAAATTTCAAGGGAACCTTACTCCAAGAGAATTACTTTCCGCCTTTATTCCCCAATATTACTTCAACCGAGAGATTCCGCCAACCTTAGTTTTAAGTCATCAACCTGAGGATATGGAATTATTGGCTGAGGTACTCAGCGAACAGGCCGGAAAAAAAATTATGCTGCTTAGGCCAACCCGAGGTTCTAAAATACGTTGGGTAAAGATGGCCTTAACAAATGCCGAAATTAACTTAAGCCGTCGCCTGGTAAAAAGGACCAACATTACCCAACGCTTAGAAAGTCTGCAGCAGTTACTTGGATGGACTAATTTGCCGCAACGTATTGAATGTTTTGATATTAGTCATACCGGGGGAAAAGCCACTGTGGCCTCCTGTGTGGTCTTTGACAAAGAGGGTCCCTGTAACACCGATTACCGTCGCTTTAATATTGAAGGGATCACGCCCGGGGATGACTATGCGGCCCTGCGCCAAGCCTTAACCCGACGCTATCGCCGACTTAAGAAAGGGGAGGGTAAACTCCCCGATCTGCTGGTAATTGATGGCGGTAAGGGGCAATTGGCCCAGGCGGTTACCGTTCTTAGAGAAATGGAAATTGAGGAAATTACAGTACTAGGAATTGCCAAGGGACCTGAGCGTAAAGCAGGGAAGGAAACCCTGTTTTTGGCAGGACATGATACTCCAATCATCGTCGCCCCGGATTCTCCCGCCTTGCATCTATTGCAGCATCTCCGGGATGAAGCCCATCGCTTTGCCGTTGCCAATCATCGCCAGCGCCGGATTAAAGGGCATAAGATTTCTCCTTTGGAGACGATCCCGGGTCTCGGTCCCAAACGGCGACAGAAACTATTGATCCAATTAGGCGGATTGCGAGAAGTCGCCCGGGCAGGGGTCGAAGAACTAGTTCGTGTGCCGGGAATCAGCTTGGATCTAGCGCAACGTATTTATGACTCCTTTCATGGACGGGAATGA
- a CDS encoding thermonuclease family protein has product MKAPKIAAHSLFTLLVIFGFPAATIAVADITGYALVQDDGSLKVGRRTIHLYGIYIPQTPVTCRSFLQPRRCAPRAALALDFKIQGFVHCKEREIYQDGSINAVCHADYTSVSMGIDLAAYLLEQGWAVALPDAPFEYHVLEKIARHKGFGIWGFSEMIIR; this is encoded by the coding sequence GTGAAAGCCCCAAAAATCGCTGCTCATTCTCTCTTTACCCTCTTGGTTATCTTTGGATTTCCAGCAGCAACCATTGCGGTAGCGGATATTACCGGCTATGCGCTGGTGCAAGATGACGGTTCGCTGAAAGTGGGCAGGCGCACCATTCATCTCTATGGTATTTACATTCCCCAAACACCCGTGACCTGTCGCTCGTTTTTGCAGCCTAGACGTTGTGCACCACGAGCCGCTTTAGCTCTAGATTTCAAGATCCAAGGGTTTGTCCATTGCAAGGAGAGAGAAATCTATCAAGACGGCAGTATCAATGCCGTTTGCCATGCCGATTATACCTCGGTTTCCATGGGGATCGATCTGGCTGCTTACCTGTTAGAGCAGGGCTGGGCAGTGGCCTTGCCTGATGCTCCCTTTGAATATCATGTGCTTGAGAAAATCGCGCGGCATAAGGGCTTTGGAATATGGGGGTTTTCGGAAATGATTATTCGATAA